From the genome of Geothrix sp. 21YS21S-4, one region includes:
- the atpA gene encoding F0F1 ATP synthase subunit alpha produces MDIRAEEISRIIRSQIEGFDAQVDVAEVGTVISVGDGIARAYGLEKAMAGELLELPHGVMGLAFNLEEDNVGIILLGEASAIKEGDTVKRTGKIMSVPVGPAFVGRVVDALGNPIDGKGPIQAAKTHPIEQIAPGIVDRKSVHEPMQTGLKAIDSLIPIGRGQRELIIGDRQTGKTAVAVDTIINQRETGVICIYVAIGQKRSTIAQVVKTLEEYDAMKHTIVVAASASEAAPLLFLAPMTGAAMGEYFMWHGKDGQPSSKDNPGGHVLCIYDDLSKQAVAYREISLLVRRPPGREAYPGDVFYLHSRLLERACKLSDERGAGSMTALPIIETQAGDVSAYIPTNVISITDGQIFLESDLFNAGVRPAVNVGISVSRVGGSAQVKAMKSVAGTIKLDLAQYRELAAFAQFGSDLDKATLAQLNRGQRLVEILKQGQYQPMAVEKQVVIIWAATNGYTDDLPVAQVRRFESEFMAFLDVNAPDVLRGIRDTKTLSDDAKAQLKTQVAAFKETFQASLNQPAGA; encoded by the coding sequence ATGGACATCCGCGCGGAAGAGATCTCCCGCATCATCCGCAGCCAGATCGAGGGCTTCGACGCCCAGGTGGACGTGGCCGAGGTCGGCACGGTCATCAGCGTGGGCGACGGCATCGCGCGCGCCTACGGCCTGGAGAAGGCCATGGCGGGCGAGCTGCTGGAGCTCCCGCACGGCGTGATGGGTCTCGCCTTCAACCTGGAGGAGGACAACGTCGGCATCATCCTGCTGGGCGAGGCCTCGGCCATCAAGGAAGGCGACACCGTCAAGCGCACCGGCAAGATCATGTCCGTGCCCGTGGGTCCCGCCTTCGTGGGCCGCGTGGTGGACGCCCTGGGCAACCCCATCGACGGCAAGGGGCCCATCCAGGCCGCCAAGACCCACCCCATCGAGCAGATCGCCCCCGGCATCGTCGACCGCAAGAGCGTCCACGAGCCCATGCAGACGGGCCTCAAGGCCATCGACAGCCTGATCCCCATCGGCCGCGGCCAGCGCGAGCTGATCATCGGCGACCGCCAGACCGGCAAGACCGCCGTCGCCGTCGATACGATCATCAACCAGCGCGAGACCGGCGTGATCTGCATCTACGTCGCCATCGGCCAGAAGCGCTCCACCATCGCGCAGGTGGTGAAGACCCTGGAAGAGTACGACGCCATGAAGCACACCATCGTGGTGGCCGCCTCCGCCTCCGAGGCCGCGCCGCTGCTGTTCCTGGCCCCCATGACGGGCGCGGCCATGGGCGAGTACTTCATGTGGCACGGCAAGGACGGCCAGCCCAGCAGCAAGGACAACCCCGGCGGCCACGTCCTGTGCATCTACGACGACCTTTCCAAGCAGGCGGTCGCCTACCGCGAGATCTCCCTGCTGGTGCGTCGCCCTCCCGGCCGCGAAGCCTATCCCGGCGACGTGTTCTACCTCCACAGCCGCCTGCTGGAGCGCGCCTGCAAGCTCAGCGACGAGCGCGGGGCCGGCTCCATGACCGCCCTACCCATCATCGAGACCCAGGCCGGCGACGTGTCCGCCTACATTCCGACCAACGTCATCTCCATCACCGACGGCCAGATCTTCCTGGAGAGCGACCTGTTCAACGCGGGCGTGCGTCCCGCCGTGAACGTGGGCATCTCCGTGAGCCGCGTGGGCGGTTCCGCCCAGGTGAAGGCGATGAAGTCCGTGGCCGGCACCATCAAGCTCGACCTCGCCCAGTACCGCGAGCTGGCGGCCTTCGCCCAGTTCGGCTCGGACCTGGACAAGGCCACCCTGGCGCAGCTGAACCGCGGCCAGCGGCTGGTGGAAATCCTGAAGCAGGGCCAGTACCAGCCCATGGCCGTGGAGAAGCAGGTGGTCATCATCTGGGCCGCGACCAACGGCTACACGGACGACTTGCCGGTGGCCCAGGTGCGCCGGTTCGAATCCGAGTTCATGGCCTTCCTCGACGTGAACGCCCCCGACGTGCTCCGCGGGATCCGCGACACCAAGACCCTGAGCGACGACGCCAAAGCCCAGCTCAAGACCCAGGTGGCGGCTTTCAAGGAGACCTTCCAGGCCTCCCTGAACCAGCCCGCGGGAGCCTAG
- the atpG gene encoding ATP synthase F1 subunit gamma: MAGLQDIRRRIRSVKNTQQVTKAMKMISAVKLRKSQERLVALRPYASKMMEVVRRVVGRIRGDAEIEPGPAAQAFLSPREEKRIRLVVVASDKGLCGGFNANVFKAANAFVTTCSAEIAHLDVIGKRAAEWAKKRKLTPACEYLHVPLAGLQRVVTEISEGAAAQYHAGEIDALYVIYNYFNSPVAQTPTVFKVFPMDVQGSENPTEVPHLLEPDPNSVLETLLPRFVETELLRALLESSASEHGARMAAMDKASNNAGEMIAKLTLTMNKIRQAGITNQIIEIVSGANA, encoded by the coding sequence ATGGCCGGTCTCCAGGACATTCGCCGCCGCATCAGGTCGGTGAAGAACACTCAGCAGGTCACCAAGGCCATGAAGATGATTTCCGCGGTGAAGCTGCGGAAGTCCCAGGAGCGCCTGGTGGCCCTGCGTCCCTACGCCTCGAAGATGATGGAAGTGGTCCGCCGGGTGGTGGGCCGCATCCGGGGCGACGCGGAGATCGAGCCCGGGCCCGCCGCCCAGGCGTTCCTCTCCCCCCGCGAGGAGAAGCGCATCCGCCTCGTCGTCGTGGCCTCGGACAAGGGCCTCTGCGGCGGCTTCAACGCCAACGTGTTCAAGGCCGCCAATGCCTTCGTGACGACGTGTTCCGCCGAGATCGCCCACCTGGACGTGATCGGCAAGCGCGCGGCGGAATGGGCGAAGAAGCGCAAGCTGACCCCCGCCTGCGAGTACCTCCACGTCCCCCTGGCGGGCCTCCAGCGCGTGGTGACCGAGATCTCCGAAGGGGCCGCCGCCCAGTACCACGCCGGCGAGATCGACGCCCTCTACGTGATCTACAACTACTTCAACAGCCCCGTCGCCCAGACGCCCACCGTGTTCAAGGTCTTCCCCATGGACGTGCAGGGCTCCGAGAACCCCACGGAAGTGCCCCACCTGCTGGAGCCGGATCCCAATTCGGTGCTGGAGACCCTCCTTCCCCGGTTCGTGGAGACGGAACTCCTCCGGGCCCTCCTCGAGAGCAGCGCCTCCGAGCATGGCGCCCGCATGGCGGCCATGGACAAGGCCAGCAACAACGCCGGCGAGATGATCGCCAAGCTGACCCTCACCATGAACAAGATCCGCCAGGCCGGCATCACGAACCAGATCATCGAGATCGTCTCCGGCGCCAATGCTTGA
- the atpD gene encoding F0F1 ATP synthase subunit beta, producing MSNTLQGRVIAIVGPAVDVEFDAHLPEIMNALHTEIAGVTVTLEVQQHLGENRVRCVAMQPTEGMVRGQGVSDTGKPINVPVGPETLGRIINVVGDPVDERGPIGHKMTLPIHREAPKYEELNTASEMFETGIKVIDLLEPYAKGGKTGLFGGAGVGKTVLIMELINNIAKGHGGYSVFAGVGERTREGNDLWHEMMDSGVINKEDLSKSKVALIYGQMTEPPGARARVALTGLTVAEYFRDQEGKDVLLFVDNIFRFTQAGAEVSALLGRMPSAVGYQPTLATEMGELQERITSTKKGSITSVQAVYVPADDYTDPAPATTFAHLDATTNLSREIAALGIYPAVDPLASTSRLLDPRILGDLHYNTAMRVKAILQKYKELQDIIAILGMDELSDDDKLIVARARKIQRFLSQPFFVAEQFTGMQGKYVKLEDSIKGFSEICDGKWDHLPEQAFYLVGTIEEAVEKAEKLAAV from the coding sequence ATGTCCAACACCCTTCAAGGCCGCGTGATCGCCATCGTCGGTCCCGCCGTGGACGTCGAGTTCGACGCCCACCTGCCCGAGATCATGAATGCCCTGCACACCGAGATCGCCGGCGTGACGGTGACGCTCGAAGTGCAGCAGCACCTGGGCGAGAACCGCGTGCGCTGCGTGGCCATGCAGCCCACCGAGGGCATGGTCCGCGGCCAGGGCGTGAGCGACACCGGCAAGCCCATCAACGTGCCGGTGGGCCCCGAGACCCTGGGCCGCATCATCAACGTGGTGGGCGATCCCGTGGACGAGCGGGGTCCCATCGGCCACAAGATGACGCTCCCCATCCACCGCGAGGCCCCGAAGTACGAGGAACTGAACACCGCCTCCGAGATGTTCGAGACGGGCATCAAGGTCATCGACCTGCTGGAGCCCTACGCGAAGGGCGGCAAGACGGGCCTGTTCGGCGGCGCGGGCGTGGGCAAGACGGTGCTGATCATGGAACTGATCAACAACATCGCCAAGGGCCACGGCGGCTACTCCGTGTTCGCGGGCGTCGGCGAGCGCACCCGCGAGGGCAACGACCTCTGGCACGAGATGATGGATTCCGGCGTCATCAACAAGGAGGACCTCAGCAAGTCCAAGGTGGCGCTCATCTACGGCCAGATGACCGAACCCCCCGGAGCCCGCGCCCGCGTGGCCCTGACCGGCCTCACCGTCGCGGAGTACTTCCGCGATCAGGAAGGCAAGGACGTGCTGCTGTTCGTGGACAACATCTTCCGCTTCACCCAGGCCGGCGCCGAAGTGTCCGCGCTGCTGGGCCGCATGCCCTCCGCCGTGGGCTACCAGCCCACGCTGGCGACGGAGATGGGCGAGCTGCAGGAGCGCATCACCTCCACCAAGAAGGGCTCCATCACCTCCGTGCAGGCCGTCTACGTGCCCGCCGACGACTACACGGATCCCGCGCCCGCCACCACCTTCGCCCACCTGGACGCCACCACCAACCTCTCCCGCGAGATCGCGGCCCTCGGCATCTACCCCGCCGTGGATCCCCTGGCCTCCACCAGCCGCCTGCTCGATCCCCGCATCCTGGGCGACCTGCACTACAACACCGCCATGCGCGTGAAGGCCATCCTGCAGAAGTACAAGGAGCTGCAGGACATCATCGCCATCCTGGGCATGGACGAGCTGAGCGACGACGACAAGCTGATCGTGGCCCGCGCCCGCAAGATCCAGCGCTTCCTCAGCCAGCCCTTCTTCGTGGCCGAGCAGTTCACGGGCATGCAGGGCAAGTACGTGAAGCTGGAGGACAGCATCAAGGGCTTCAGCGAGATCTGCGACGGCAAGTGGGACCACCTCCCCGAGCAGGCCTTCTACCTCGTCGGAACCATCGAGGAGGCCGTCGAGAAGGCCGAGAAGCTGGCCGCCGTCTAA
- a CDS encoding F0F1 ATP synthase subunit epsilon → MSQSIKLEVVTPERPVFSAEVSEVQFPTAERGYYGILPGHTPLMTAVGDGLLYYVQNGQKHWITVFGGFAEVGPDRVTILARESETVEMIDLERAEASRQRALKLLKEAQTEKDLANAQAKLDASLIRLQAAGHPAGHGF, encoded by the coding sequence ATGTCCCAATCGATCAAGCTGGAAGTCGTCACCCCGGAGCGGCCGGTCTTCTCGGCCGAGGTCTCCGAGGTGCAGTTCCCCACCGCCGAGCGGGGGTACTACGGCATCCTGCCGGGCCACACGCCGCTGATGACCGCCGTGGGCGACGGGTTGCTCTACTACGTCCAGAACGGCCAGAAACACTGGATCACGGTGTTCGGCGGATTCGCCGAAGTGGGCCCGGACCGCGTCACCATCCTGGCGCGCGAGAGCGAGACCGTGGAGATGATCGACCTGGAGCGGGCTGAGGCCTCGCGCCAGCGGGCTCTCAAGCTGCTCAAGGAGGCCCAGACCGAGAAGGACCTGGCCAACGCCCAGGCCAAGCTCGACGCCAGCCTCATCCGCCTCCAGGCCGCCGGCCATCCCGCGGGGCACGGATTCTGA
- a CDS encoding Hpt domain-containing protein — MADLPILDPRPLRELVDMGAGLGLVEELVVLLKEDAPPRFALLRAALGTGDATAAIHEAHQLKGALANLGLKRIADLAARIEAQARKGHLDAALIAALPAAYEEALTALEAAFPKP; from the coding sequence TTGGCCGACCTTCCAATCCTCGATCCCCGTCCCCTGCGGGAGCTGGTGGACATGGGGGCGGGCCTCGGCCTGGTGGAGGAACTCGTCGTCCTGCTCAAGGAGGACGCTCCGCCCCGCTTCGCTCTGTTGCGCGCGGCCCTCGGCACCGGGGACGCGACCGCCGCGATCCACGAGGCCCATCAGCTCAAGGGCGCCTTGGCGAACCTCGGCCTCAAGCGGATCGCCGATCTGGCGGCGCGGATCGAAGCCCAGGCGCGGAAGGGCCACCTGGATGCCGCCCTCATCGCCGCGCTTCCCGCGGCCTACGAGGAAGCCCTGACGGCGCTGGAAGCGGCCTTCCCGAAGCCCTGA
- a CDS encoding MBL fold metallo-hydrolase codes for MELRILGCSGGEADGERLTGLLVNGCVAIDAGSMTAALTVAEQVAIQHVFLSHSHLDHICTLPFFTKNIFGHTHGAVEIHALPETLDVLRRHLFNDELWPDFSVIPSPNDPTIRYTEIEPERAYRVCGLEITPIRVNHLVPCVGYKVDDGRDAFIFTSDTAETDRVWEVANATPHLRLVIAEASFPNEQAWLAEASRHLTPAKLGAELKKLTRDVPVRIYHLTPGDRAIMLPQLKALGDSRVGLLAQDERLVW; via the coding sequence ATGGAACTCCGGATCCTGGGCTGCAGCGGCGGGGAGGCGGACGGGGAGCGCCTGACGGGGCTGCTGGTGAACGGCTGCGTCGCCATCGACGCCGGCTCCATGACCGCGGCCCTGACGGTGGCGGAGCAGGTCGCCATCCAGCACGTGTTCCTCAGCCACTCGCACCTGGACCACATCTGCACGCTGCCATTCTTCACCAAGAACATCTTCGGCCACACCCACGGGGCGGTGGAGATCCACGCCCTGCCGGAGACCCTCGACGTCCTGCGCCGCCACCTGTTCAACGACGAGCTGTGGCCCGATTTCAGCGTGATCCCCAGCCCCAACGATCCCACCATCCGCTACACGGAAATCGAGCCCGAGCGCGCCTACCGCGTCTGCGGGCTGGAGATCACGCCCATCCGCGTGAATCACCTGGTGCCCTGCGTAGGCTACAAGGTGGACGACGGGCGGGACGCCTTCATCTTCACCAGCGACACCGCCGAGACGGATCGCGTGTGGGAGGTGGCCAACGCCACGCCCCACCTGCGGCTCGTGATCGCCGAGGCCAGTTTCCCCAACGAGCAGGCCTGGCTGGCGGAGGCCTCCCGCCACCTCACCCCCGCCAAGCTGGGCGCCGAGTTGAAGAAGCTCACGCGGGACGTGCCCGTCCGGATCTACCACCTCACGCCCGGCGACCGGGCCATCATGCTCCCGCAGCTCAAGGCCCTCGGCGATTCCCGGGTGGGCCTTCTGGCGCAGGACGAACGGCTGGTCTGGTAG
- a CDS encoding tetratricopeptide repeat protein, translating to MRAHLRFLILDDFDPDTGELALRVAFQPGADPGLELLRLRLHLGRAGNPIDPLSRELRTHVQMPVPPLWEHGLKTIIHAIEEELAGPEGRHALRYLWVRTQLLHPADPARSTPNHPVPRQVEVLRDWANRLDQEGQSLRAAEVLDRLLLLAPKDVASLVYLTSFFRAQGMAEEMASVAERWIRAEPDRGEARLRHGEALLRLGRAQEARAAFETVLKAHPMHLLAHVGMAQALGLLGGNPFPHLDAAQELDPAATASVLRETFDYRLLAPPAGDRVHPLDVLPGLLGVSGAEVQDYLQFLGMPNTGGDGAVRESELARWVGVMNRYALLPAGLHWSAPTPRHLPELP from the coding sequence ATGCGGGCCCACCTGCGCTTTCTGATCCTCGACGATTTCGACCCCGACACGGGGGAGCTCGCCCTGCGGGTGGCCTTCCAGCCCGGGGCCGACCCGGGACTGGAGCTGCTCCGCCTGCGCCTTCACCTGGGAAGGGCCGGGAATCCCATCGATCCCCTCAGCCGGGAGCTGCGGACCCACGTCCAGATGCCCGTTCCCCCGCTCTGGGAGCACGGCCTCAAGACGATCATCCACGCCATCGAGGAGGAGCTGGCGGGCCCGGAAGGGCGCCACGCGCTGCGCTACCTGTGGGTGCGGACCCAGCTCCTGCACCCCGCCGATCCAGCCCGCTCCACGCCCAACCATCCCGTCCCGCGCCAGGTGGAAGTCCTGCGCGACTGGGCCAACCGGCTGGACCAGGAGGGCCAGTCCCTGCGGGCGGCCGAGGTCCTGGACCGCCTGCTGCTCCTGGCGCCCAAGGACGTGGCGAGCCTCGTCTACCTCACCAGTTTCTTCCGCGCCCAGGGGATGGCCGAGGAGATGGCCTCCGTGGCGGAGCGCTGGATCCGCGCGGAGCCCGACCGCGGCGAGGCCCGCCTCCGCCACGGGGAGGCCCTCCTCCGCCTGGGGCGCGCCCAGGAGGCCCGGGCGGCCTTCGAGACGGTCCTGAAGGCCCATCCCATGCACCTCCTGGCGCACGTGGGCATGGCCCAGGCCCTGGGGCTGCTGGGGGGAAATCCCTTTCCCCATCTGGACGCGGCCCAGGAGTTGGATCCCGCCGCCACCGCGTCGGTCCTCCGCGAGACCTTCGACTACCGGCTGCTGGCGCCCCCCGCCGGGGACCGCGTCCATCCCCTGGACGTCCTGCCGGGTCTCCTGGGCGTGTCCGGGGCGGAAGTGCAGGACTACCTGCAGTTCCTGGGGATGCCGAACACGGGCGGCGACGGCGCCGTCCGGGAGTCCGAACTCGCCCGATGGGTGGGCGTGATGAACCGCTACGCGCTCCTTCCGGCGGGGCTCCACTGGTCCGCTCCCACGCCCCGCCACCTCCCCGAACTGCCCTGA
- a CDS encoding phosphoribosylaminoimidazolesuccinocarboxamide synthase, producing MSVLLGTDLPFPVFRRGKVRDVYDLGEELLIVATDRISAFDCVMPEGIPDKGRILTAVASYWFAATGDLVPNHFRHSPEWPGALEAHRDLLCGRAVVVEKTRPLPVECVVRGYLAGSGWKEYQAGGAVCGVALPAGLRLADRLPEPIFTPATKAEEGHDENIDFERMAQIVGPELAGRLRDLSLALYRRGAELAARKGILLADTKFEFGLGRDGELVLIDEALTPDSSRYWLADGWEPGKNPPSLDKQFLRDYLESLPGWDKRPPAPNLPAEVVEGIRARYLDLAARFGITI from the coding sequence ATGTCCGTCCTGCTCGGCACCGATCTGCCCTTCCCGGTCTTCCGCCGGGGCAAGGTCCGGGACGTGTACGACCTGGGCGAGGAACTGCTGATCGTCGCCACCGACCGGATCAGCGCCTTCGACTGCGTGATGCCGGAGGGGATCCCCGACAAGGGGCGGATCCTCACCGCGGTGGCGTCCTACTGGTTCGCGGCCACGGGCGATCTCGTGCCCAACCACTTCCGCCATTCCCCGGAGTGGCCCGGCGCCCTGGAAGCCCACCGCGACCTGCTGTGCGGGCGGGCGGTGGTGGTGGAGAAGACGCGGCCCCTGCCCGTGGAGTGCGTGGTGCGGGGCTACCTGGCCGGCAGCGGGTGGAAGGAATACCAGGCCGGCGGCGCCGTGTGCGGCGTGGCCCTGCCGGCGGGGCTGCGGCTCGCGGACCGGCTGCCGGAGCCGATCTTCACGCCGGCCACCAAGGCCGAGGAAGGGCACGACGAGAACATCGACTTCGAGCGCATGGCCCAGATCGTGGGACCCGAGCTGGCGGGCCGGCTGCGGGACCTGAGCCTCGCCCTCTACCGGCGCGGCGCGGAACTGGCGGCGCGGAAGGGGATCCTCCTCGCCGACACCAAGTTCGAGTTCGGACTGGGCCGCGATGGGGAACTGGTCCTCATCGACGAAGCGCTCACCCCGGACAGCAGCCGCTACTGGCTGGCCGACGGGTGGGAACCCGGCAAGAACCCGCCCAGCCTCGACAAGCAGTTCCTGCGGGACTACCTGGAGAGCCTGCCCGGCTGGGACAAGCGGCCCCCGGCGCCGAACCTTCCCGCCGAAGTGGTGGAGGGCATCCGCGCCCGCTACCTGGACCTGGCGGCCCGCTTCGGGATCACGATTTAG
- a CDS encoding pitrilysin family protein, whose translation MRRALALALLALPALIRAEAPQRFTLPNGLRVVHLEDHDRPLLRARLHLDLLPEDAPPARPEALRLALRMLDRGEVGTLKAAAADEAMENAGIRLVEELGPDGVSWRLVARSRDQDRALGLLGDRVIRAVFDPFTLAAQRVAARQEGERQATTPAMRLRQILEPLPALRPPSAERLQAVTMEDLLAVRARVFRPDRAVLVLQGDLGLEQAKQVVLLTFGTWTAQAAPATAPAVPPPPQGPVRLAMDGLPLRVQAVAAAPPELTPEARALLEQLVPGDPLLAPVDLRIESAGAVATLEGDPAAPASVAALTERLMGRLEALRQRGFSEADLRRARAAWTAGRSLLTLDPEARIDEALAFARGRAALSARMEALTLEALNAALRRWLDPARFRVGAAGPADALKDEAPKAPPKS comes from the coding sequence ATGAGACGCGCGCTGGCCCTCGCCCTGCTGGCGCTTCCGGCCCTGATCCGGGCGGAGGCGCCCCAGCGGTTCACGCTGCCCAACGGCCTGCGGGTGGTCCACCTGGAGGACCACGATCGCCCCCTCCTCCGGGCGCGGCTCCATCTGGACTTGCTTCCCGAAGACGCGCCGCCGGCGCGGCCCGAAGCGCTCCGCCTGGCCCTGCGGATGCTGGACCGCGGTGAAGTGGGCACCCTCAAGGCCGCCGCCGCGGACGAAGCGATGGAGAACGCCGGGATCCGCCTCGTGGAGGAACTGGGACCGGACGGCGTCTCCTGGCGACTGGTGGCCCGCAGCCGGGACCAGGACCGGGCGCTGGGCCTGCTCGGCGACCGCGTGATCCGCGCCGTCTTCGATCCGTTCACGCTGGCGGCCCAGCGCGTCGCGGCCCGGCAGGAAGGAGAACGGCAGGCGACGACACCCGCGATGCGCCTGCGCCAGATCCTGGAACCCCTCCCCGCCCTGCGTCCCCCGAGCGCGGAAAGGCTCCAGGCCGTGACCATGGAGGATCTCCTGGCCGTGCGCGCCCGCGTGTTCCGCCCGGACCGCGCCGTGCTCGTCCTCCAGGGCGACCTCGGACTGGAGCAGGCCAAGCAGGTCGTCCTGCTCACCTTCGGCACCTGGACCGCCCAGGCGGCTCCCGCTACGGCTCCCGCCGTCCCTCCTCCTCCCCAGGGTCCCGTGCGGCTGGCGATGGACGGGCTGCCTCTGCGCGTCCAGGCCGTGGCCGCGGCGCCCCCGGAGCTGACTCCCGAAGCGCGGGCCCTCCTCGAACAGCTGGTTCCCGGCGATCCCCTGCTCGCGCCCGTGGACCTGCGGATCGAAAGCGCCGGCGCCGTGGCCACGCTGGAAGGCGATCCCGCGGCGCCCGCCAGCGTCGCCGCCCTCACGGAACGGCTGATGGGCCGCCTGGAAGCGCTCCGCCAGCGGGGGTTCTCGGAAGCGGATCTGCGCCGCGCCCGGGCCGCATGGACCGCGGGACGCAGCCTCCTCACCCTGGATCCGGAGGCGCGGATCGACGAGGCTTTGGCCTTCGCCCGCGGCCGCGCCGCGCTGTCCGCCCGCATGGAGGCCCTCACCCTGGAAGCGCTCAACGCCGCGCTTCGGCGGTGGCTGGATCCCGCCCGCTTCCGGGTGGGCGCGGCGGGACCCGCCGACGCCCTGAAGGACGAAGCCCCGAAAGCGCCGCCTAAATCGTGA
- a CDS encoding pitrilysin family protein codes for MRLPVPFLAAACGFVLSAGLTAQERLPDVQERRLANGMRLLVVERRGLSAFHATLVFRGGRAEEPPALAGATDLLARALFGHTYPEDLETAQGPTSVDALLTQEEGLLESLRQERLRQQKDPGFAAQHTGLEENLQKVQAALRARGVSSPLDDLYLARGGRQRAEAGPDALLAETELPADAFAFWCRTEAQRLTALQLSRFAEARTELLGALRNRDSRGAALLRGAALPGHPYGRDLADHLPALEALRRSDLRAWARRACVPRRLTLILVGGAGMEAVLPLIERSFGALPAGADVEDPLPPEIPADLGDRRIQASLGGSARLLAGWRIPPRSHRDHLALRMAAQLLGGGRSGRLPLRLGEQKGLAQEATVRLGGAGARLPGLFVADLVPAEGHTLAELEAALDTEILKLQQEPISTDEWQRAVAQLEVGYLAAQDEPRSLARILGLSWAETGDWRTVGLELQRLRTLAPEAVQTAARVWLQPSHRTVAHLQQGSAGGEDPLEVAATRILKALAVARIEDLAQRERLVAEGLRQLRMLTPAERARTLKLLEAQLPAEKR; via the coding sequence ATGCGACTTCCGGTCCCGTTCCTCGCCGCCGCCTGCGGGTTCGTCCTCAGCGCGGGACTGACGGCGCAGGAGCGCCTGCCGGACGTCCAGGAGCGGCGGCTGGCGAACGGGATGCGGCTGCTGGTGGTGGAGCGCCGGGGCCTGTCCGCCTTCCACGCGACCCTGGTCTTCCGCGGCGGGCGGGCGGAGGAGCCCCCGGCCCTGGCGGGCGCCACGGATCTGCTGGCCCGCGCCCTCTTCGGCCACACCTATCCCGAGGATCTCGAAACCGCCCAGGGCCCCACCAGCGTCGACGCCCTCCTGACCCAGGAGGAGGGCCTGCTCGAATCCCTGCGGCAGGAGCGCCTCCGCCAGCAGAAGGATCCCGGCTTCGCCGCCCAGCACACGGGCCTGGAGGAGAACCTCCAGAAGGTCCAGGCCGCGTTGCGGGCGCGGGGCGTCTCGTCTCCTCTGGACGACCTCTACCTCGCCCGGGGCGGTCGCCAGCGCGCCGAAGCGGGCCCCGACGCCCTCCTGGCGGAGACGGAACTTCCGGCCGACGCGTTCGCCTTCTGGTGCCGCACGGAGGCCCAGCGCCTCACGGCGCTCCAGCTCAGCCGGTTCGCGGAAGCCCGGACGGAACTGCTCGGCGCGCTCCGCAACCGCGATTCCCGGGGGGCCGCCCTGCTGCGGGGCGCGGCCCTGCCCGGCCACCCCTACGGCCGCGACCTGGCGGACCATCTTCCGGCGCTGGAGGCCCTCCGCCGCTCCGACCTCCGCGCCTGGGCGCGCCGCGCCTGCGTTCCTCGGCGGCTGACCCTCATCCTCGTCGGCGGCGCGGGCATGGAGGCGGTGCTGCCCCTGATCGAGCGGAGCTTCGGCGCCCTGCCCGCGGGCGCGGACGTCGAGGATCCCCTTCCCCCCGAGATTCCCGCGGATCTCGGCGACCGCCGGATCCAGGCCTCGCTCGGCGGGAGCGCCCGGCTCCTCGCGGGCTGGCGCATCCCACCCCGCAGCCACCGGGACCACCTGGCCCTCCGCATGGCCGCCCAGTTGCTCGGCGGAGGCCGCTCCGGCCGCCTGCCGCTCCGGCTGGGGGAACAGAAGGGGCTCGCCCAGGAAGCGACGGTCCGCCTGGGCGGGGCGGGCGCGCGGCTGCCGGGCCTGTTCGTGGCGGACCTCGTCCCGGCCGAGGGCCACACCCTGGCAGAGCTGGAGGCCGCGCTGGACACCGAAATCCTGAAGCTCCAGCAGGAGCCCATCTCCACGGACGAATGGCAGCGGGCCGTGGCCCAGTTGGAAGTGGGCTACCTGGCCGCCCAAGACGAGCCGCGGAGCCTGGCCCGCATCCTGGGGCTGAGCTGGGCCGAGACCGGCGATTGGCGCACCGTCGGCCTGGAGCTCCAGCGGCTGCGGACCCTGGCGCCCGAGGCCGTCCAGACCGCCGCCCGCGTCTGGCTCCAGCCCAGCCACCGGACCGTCGCGCACCTCCAGCAGGGTTCCGCCGGCGGGGAAGATCCCCTGGAAGTGGCGGCGACGAGGATCCTCAAGGCCCTCGCCGTTGCGCGCATCGAGGATCTCGCCCAGCGGGAGCGGCTGGTGGCCGAGGGCCTGCGGCAGCTCCGGATGCTGACCCCCGCGGAGCGGGCGCGCACCCTCAAGCTGCTGGAAGCCCAGCTCCCCGCGGAGAAGCGATGA